Within the Pseudomonas mendocina genome, the region ATGGCCGAGAAGCTGCAGCGTTCCCTGGTGGAAGCGGCGCAGCGCCAGGAAATGCTCGGCAAGCCGGTGATTCTGCTGGTAGCCGGACCGGTCCGGGCGATGCTGTCGCGCTTCGCGCGGCTGGCGGTACCTAGCATGCACGTGCTGGCGTACCAGGAAATTCCGGACAACAAGCAGGTCACCATAGTCGCTACGGTTGGCCAGAACTGAGGTAAAGGGTCATGCAGGTCAAACGCTTCTTCGCCGCCGATATGCGGACCGCCATGAAACTGGTGCGTGACGAATTGGGCGCTGATGCCTCGATCATCGGCAATCGCCGCGTTGCCGGTGGCGTCGAGCTGACTGCTGCGCTGGATTACCAGGCGCCGACGCCGGTACGCCCGAACCCGGCACTGGAAGCCGAATTGCGCAAGACCCAGGCGCGCATCGCCAGCGCCCAGGCCGAGCTGACCACCCGTGCCGAGCAGGATGCCGGTAAGGACCGTCAACTGTTCGCCAATGAATCCTTGTTGGCACCGGAGCTGCCGGCGACTCCGGTCAAGCCGCAGCGCCCGGTCGAGGCCGCAGCGCCTGCTACGCCGGCGGTCGATCCACGTGCGCTGGATGCCATGCGCTTCGAGCTCAACGGCCTGCGTGAGCTGATCGAAGTGCAACTGGGCTCCATCGCCTGGGGGCAACTGCAGAACCGCCGCCCGCAACAAGCCAATCTGTGGCGTCGCCTACAGCGCATGGGGCTGTCCGCCGAATTGACCCAAGCGCTGCTGGGCAAGGTCGCGGGCGTGGCCGAGCCTCGTCAGGCCTGGCGCATGCTGCTGGCGCACCTGGCTCATGCGATCAAAACGCCCAAGGTCGAGCCGCTGGAAGAGGGCGGAGTGATCGCGCTGGTCGGTCCTGCCGGCATGGGCAAGACTACTACTCTGGCCAAGCTGGCCGCCCGCTACGTGCTTAAGTACGGCGCGCAACAGGTCGCTCTGGTGAGCATGGACAGCTTTCGTATCGGTGCGCAGGAGCAGCTCAAGACGCTCGGGCGTATCCTTGGCGTTTCGGTGACCCAGATCGACCCCGGTCAGTCTCTGCTGCAGGCTTTGGCCCCACTGGCCAAGAAGCGCGTGGTGCTGGTCGATACTGCCGGCTTGCCGGGTAACGATCCGGCGCTGCGCCTGCAGCTGGAAAGCCTGGCCTCGGCACGCATCAAGGCGAAGAATTATCTGGTACTGGCGGCAACAAGTCAGAGCCAAGTGCTCAAGGCGGCCTACCATAGTTATAAGCGTTGTGGCCTCGCAGGCTGCATACTGACGAAACTGGATGAGGCGGCGAGCCTGGGCGAGGTTTTAGGTCTGGCTATAGGCCAGCAACTGCCGGTAGCCTATGTCACAGACGGGCCGCGGATCCCTGATGATCTGCAAGTGCCGCGCAGCCATCAACTGGTCAGTCGTGCAGTAGGGCTGCAGGCCGCCGAGGAACCGAGTGAAGATGCCATGGCGCAGATGTTCGCCGGCCTTTACCACAAGCCGGCGCAGCGAGCCGGCTGAAACGGCGAGAATGTTGCACCCTCTCGCGCAGGTGGCGCGAGAGTGAACGGCCTGAGGGCCAAGTCGAAGTTAGACAAGGTGTAAAGAGAACATGGGTATGCATCCCGTACAGGTGATCGCGGTGACCGGCGGCAAAGGTGGCGTCGGCAAGACCAATGTGTCGGTGAATCTGTCCATGGCCCTGGCCGATCTCGGTCGTCGGGTAATGCTGATGGATGCCGACCTAGGCCTGGCCAATGTCGACGTGCTGCTGGGTTTGACGCCCAAGCGCACGCTGGCCGATGTCATTGCGGGCGAATGCGACCTGCGCGATGTGCTGCTGCAGGGGCCAGGTGGCGTTCGTATCGTGCCAGCAGCGTCCGGTACGCAGAGCATGGTTAGCCTTACGCCGATGCAGCATGCAGGCCTGATCCAGGCGTTCAGCGATATCAGTGAGAACCTTGATGTGCTGGTGATCGATACGGCCGCGGGGATCGGTGATGCAGTGGTCAGTTTCGTGCGCGCGGCGCAGGAGATCCTCGTGGTGGTCTGCGACGAGCCCACGTCGATCACCGACGCCTACGCGCTGATCAAGCTGCTCAATCGTGATCACGGCATCAGCCGCTTCCGCGTTCTGGCCAACATGGCGCACAGCCCGCAGGAAGGGCGCAATCTCTTTGCTAAGCTGACCAAGGTGACGGATCGCTTCCTCGATGTCGCCCTGCAGTACGTCGGCGCCGTGCCCTACGATGAGTGTGTGCGTAAAGCCGTGCAGAAACAGCGCGCAGTCTATGAAGCCTTCCCTCGCTCCAAGTGCGCCCTGGCGTTCAAGGCGATAGCTCAGAAGGTTGACACCTGGCCGCTGCCGGCCAATCCCCGTGGCCATCTGGAGTTTTTCGTCGAGCGTCTGGTGCAGCAACCGACTGCAGACTCGGCCGTATGACAGCAGCCTCTGGACTTCGTATGTACAACAAGGCTCAGGCGCAGGACTCCCAGCACCAGCTGATCGAGCGTTATGCACCGCTGGTCAAGCGTATCGCCTACCACCTGCTGGCGCGTCTGCCAGCCAGTGTGCAGGTCGATGATCTCATCCAGGCCGGCATGATCGGCCTGCTCGAAGCCTCACGCAAATACGACTCCGGCAAAGGTGCCAGTTTCGAAACATTCGCAGGTATCCGCATTCGCGGCTCCATGCTCGATGAGGTGCGCAAGGGCGATTGGGCGCCGCGTTCGGTGCATCGCAACAGCCGCATGGTGAGCGATGCGATTCGCACCGTTGAAGCGAGAACCGGGCGCGACGCTAAAGATCATGAGGTTGCGGCCGAACTCCAATTGAGTCTGGAAGATTACTACGGCATTCTTGGCGACACTTTGGGTAGCCGGTTGTTCAGTTTCGACGACCTCTTGCAGGACGGCGAGCACGGCGGGCTGCACGAAGACGCCGGGCACACCCACCTCGAACCTTCGCGGGACCTCGAAGACGAACGCTTCCAGGCGGCTTTGGCCGATGCCATCGCCGGCTTGCCGGAGCGTGAACGTCTAGTGCTGGCGCTGTATTACGATGAAGAACTGAACTTGAAGGAAATCGGTGAAGTGCTGGGGGTTAGCGAGTCGCGCGTGAGCCAGTTGCACAGCCAGTGCGCGGCGCGTTTGCGCTCGCGGCTGAGTGAATGGCGCGCTGGCTGAAGACGGCGTACTCGCAGGCAGAAACGGTTTCACGATTAAAGGACGTAGTTGCAAGCGCAATACGTTTGGGACTGTACGGAGGTCGACTTGGACAAGAACATGAAAATCCTCATCGTTGACGATTTTTCGACGATGCGACGGATCATCAAGAACCTCTTGCGGGACTTGGGTTTCACCAACACCGCAGAAGCCGACGATGGCACCTCGGCTCTGCCGATGCTGCAAAGCGGCAGCTTCGATTTTCTGGTGACCGACTGGAACATGCCCGGCATGACCGGCATCGACCTGCTGCGTGCCGTGCGCGCCGATGAGCGTCTCAAGCACCTGCCCGTGCTGATGGTGACCGCCGAAGCCAAGCGCGATCAGATCATCGAGGCGGCCCAGGCCGGCGTTAATGGCTACGTGGTCAAACCCTTCACCGCCCAGGTGCTGAAGGAAAAGATCGAGAAGATCTTCGAGCGGGTCAACGGCTGATGCCAGCCGCGAGGGTGCTATGGAACACGATGACTCCACGCTGGGTGACCTTGAGTCGACCCTGAAAAACAATGCCCGCGATCTGGTCGATAGCCTCGAACGAGGTAACTTCGGCGCCGCGGTGCAACTGATCAACGAGCTCAACAAGGTCCGCGACCGCGGGCTATATCACGAAGTCGGCAAGCTGACCCGTGAGTTGCATAACGCTATCGTCAACTTTCAGCTCGATCCGCGCATGCCCCATGCGCAGGAACTGTCGCAGATCGCCGACGCTACCGAACGCCTGAACTACGTCGTAACCATGACCGAAAAGGCTGCCAACCGGACCATGGATCTGGTCGAGCAGAGCGCGCCGCTGGTCAACGACCTGAGCGATGAAGCGCAAAGCCTGAGCGTCGAGTGGGGTCGTTTCATGCGCCGCGAAATAGGTGCCGATGGCTTTCGTGAGCTGGCCAAGCGTGTCGAGCTGTTCCTCGCCCGTAGCGAGCGAGATGGCGCCAAGCTCTCCGGTCATCTCAACGACATTCTGCTGGCGCAGGACTACCAGGACCTCACCGGCCAGGTGATCAAGCGTGTCACCCAACTGGTGACCGAAGTGGAAAGCAACCTGCTCAAGCTGATGCTCATGGCCAGCCAGGTCGACCGTTTTGCCGGCATTCAGCACGACCACGACGTGCTGCGCGCCGAACAGGAAAAATTAAAAGAACCATCGCGGGGTGAAGGTCCGCAGATTCATGCCGATAAGCGTGATGACGTTGCCTCCAGCCAGGACGATGTCGACGACCTGCTGTCCAGTCTAGGGTTCTAAGGAGCACACAATATGAGCTTCGGCGCCGATGAAGAGATCCTCCAGGATTTCCTGGTAGAGGCCGGCGAGATTCTCGAACAGTTGTCCGAACAGTTAGTCGAGCTGGAAAGCCGACCGGATGACATGAACCTGCTCAACGCCATCTTTCGCGGTTTCCATACCGTCAAGGGCGGAGCGGGCTTCCTCCAGCTCAACGAGCTGGTGGAGTGCTGCCATATCGCCGAAAACGTCTTCGACATCCTGCGCAAGGGTGAGCGTCGCGTCGATTCGGAGCTGATGGATGTGGTGCTCGAGGCTCTTGATGCAGTCAATGGCATGTTCGGCGAAGTGCGTGAGCGGCGTGAGCCGACGCCCGCGTCGCCTGAGCTTCTGGCAGCCCTGTCGCGTCTGGCAGAGCCGGGCGGTGGCGAGGCGGCCCCTGCGCCAGTGCAGCAGGCGGAGCCAGAACCCGAGCCGGAGCCAGAACCCCAGGCGGTCGCTCCGTCCGTTGCTTCCGGAGACATCACCGACAGCGAATTCGAGCAGCTGCTCGATGCGCTGGGTGATGCGCCAGCGGGCGCTCCGAGTGCAGAGAGCGCTGCCAGTGACGAAATCACCGATGACGAATTCGAGTCGTTGCTCGACCAGTTGCACGGCAAAGGGCAGTTCTCCGGCACGGTCGAAACGCCTGCTGTTACCAGTGCCGTGGCCTCTGCGCCGGCTGCCGCAGCGGCAGGTGACGACATAACCGACGATGAATTCGAAGCGCTGCTCGATCAGTTGCATGGCAAGGGCCAGTTCTCCGGCGCAGCCGAAACTGCGCCGCCTGTAGCCGCTGTTGCTGCAGCGCCTGCACCGGCAAGTGACGATATTACCGACGACGAGTTCGAGTCTTTGCTCGATCAGTTGCACGGCAAGGGCAAGTTCGTGCCGCCAAGCGAGCCGGCCCCTGTAGTTGCTGAGAAACCGACCGCCGCGCCCAAGGCCGCTGCACCAGCAGCCAAGCCTGCTGCGGCCAAGGCTGAACCTGCCGCACCGCGTGCCGCGGCGCCGGCGCCAGCCCCTGCTGCGGCTGAGAAGGCTCCTGCCAGCGAAGCGGAAACCACCGTACGGGTCGACACCGCACGGCTCGACGAGATCATGAACATGGTCGGTGAGCTGGTGCTGGTGCGTAACCGTCTGGTTCGCCTTGGGCTCAACAGCGGCGACGAGGCCATGTCCAAGGCGGTGTCGAACCTCGACGTGGTAACGGCTGACCTGCAGACCTCGGTGATGAAGACCCGCATGCAGCCGATCAAGAAGGTCTTCGGCCGCTTCCCGCGTCTGGTACGTGACCTGGCGCGCAACCTGAAGAAGGAAATCAACCTCGAGCTGGTAGGCGAGGAAACCGACCTCGACAAGAACCTTGTCGAGGCTCTGGCAGACCCGCTGGTGCACTTGGTGCGCAACGCCGTCGACCATGGCGTGGAAACCCCGGAAGAGCGCGAGAAGGCCGGCAAGGCACGCGCTGGTCGCGTGGTGCTGTCCGCCGAGCAGGAAGGCGACCACATCCTGTTGTCGATCACCGATGACGGCAAGGG harbors:
- the flhF gene encoding flagellar biosynthesis protein FlhF, producing MQVKRFFAADMRTAMKLVRDELGADASIIGNRRVAGGVELTAALDYQAPTPVRPNPALEAELRKTQARIASAQAELTTRAEQDAGKDRQLFANESLLAPELPATPVKPQRPVEAAAPATPAVDPRALDAMRFELNGLRELIEVQLGSIAWGQLQNRRPQQANLWRRLQRMGLSAELTQALLGKVAGVAEPRQAWRMLLAHLAHAIKTPKVEPLEEGGVIALVGPAGMGKTTTLAKLAARYVLKYGAQQVALVSMDSFRIGAQEQLKTLGRILGVSVTQIDPGQSLLQALAPLAKKRVVLVDTAGLPGNDPALRLQLESLASARIKAKNYLVLAATSQSQVLKAAYHSYKRCGLAGCILTKLDEAASLGEVLGLAIGQQLPVAYVTDGPRIPDDLQVPRSHQLVSRAVGLQAAEEPSEDAMAQMFAGLYHKPAQRAG
- the fleN gene encoding flagellar synthesis regulator FleN — its product is MGMHPVQVIAVTGGKGGVGKTNVSVNLSMALADLGRRVMLMDADLGLANVDVLLGLTPKRTLADVIAGECDLRDVLLQGPGGVRIVPAASGTQSMVSLTPMQHAGLIQAFSDISENLDVLVIDTAAGIGDAVVSFVRAAQEILVVVCDEPTSITDAYALIKLLNRDHGISRFRVLANMAHSPQEGRNLFAKLTKVTDRFLDVALQYVGAVPYDECVRKAVQKQRAVYEAFPRSKCALAFKAIAQKVDTWPLPANPRGHLEFFVERLVQQPTADSAV
- the fliA gene encoding RNA polymerase sigma factor FliA; amino-acid sequence: MTAASGLRMYNKAQAQDSQHQLIERYAPLVKRIAYHLLARLPASVQVDDLIQAGMIGLLEASRKYDSGKGASFETFAGIRIRGSMLDEVRKGDWAPRSVHRNSRMVSDAIRTVEARTGRDAKDHEVAAELQLSLEDYYGILGDTLGSRLFSFDDLLQDGEHGGLHEDAGHTHLEPSRDLEDERFQAALADAIAGLPERERLVLALYYDEELNLKEIGEVLGVSESRVSQLHSQCAARLRSRLSEWRAG
- a CDS encoding chemotaxis response regulator CheY, giving the protein MKILIVDDFSTMRRIIKNLLRDLGFTNTAEADDGTSALPMLQSGSFDFLVTDWNMPGMTGIDLLRAVRADERLKHLPVLMVTAEAKRDQIIEAAQAGVNGYVVKPFTAQVLKEKIEKIFERVNG
- a CDS encoding protein phosphatase CheZ gives rise to the protein MEHDDSTLGDLESTLKNNARDLVDSLERGNFGAAVQLINELNKVRDRGLYHEVGKLTRELHNAIVNFQLDPRMPHAQELSQIADATERLNYVVTMTEKAANRTMDLVEQSAPLVNDLSDEAQSLSVEWGRFMRREIGADGFRELAKRVELFLARSERDGAKLSGHLNDILLAQDYQDLTGQVIKRVTQLVTEVESNLLKLMLMASQVDRFAGIQHDHDVLRAEQEKLKEPSRGEGPQIHADKRDDVASSQDDVDDLLSSLGF
- a CDS encoding chemotaxis protein CheA; amino-acid sequence: MSFGADEEILQDFLVEAGEILEQLSEQLVELESRPDDMNLLNAIFRGFHTVKGGAGFLQLNELVECCHIAENVFDILRKGERRVDSELMDVVLEALDAVNGMFGEVRERREPTPASPELLAALSRLAEPGGGEAAPAPVQQAEPEPEPEPEPQAVAPSVASGDITDSEFEQLLDALGDAPAGAPSAESAASDEITDDEFESLLDQLHGKGQFSGTVETPAVTSAVASAPAAAAAGDDITDDEFEALLDQLHGKGQFSGAAETAPPVAAVAAAPAPASDDITDDEFESLLDQLHGKGKFVPPSEPAPVVAEKPTAAPKAAAPAAKPAAAKAEPAAPRAAAPAPAPAAAEKAPASEAETTVRVDTARLDEIMNMVGELVLVRNRLVRLGLNSGDEAMSKAVSNLDVVTADLQTSVMKTRMQPIKKVFGRFPRLVRDLARNLKKEINLELVGEETDLDKNLVEALADPLVHLVRNAVDHGVETPEEREKAGKARAGRVVLSAEQEGDHILLSITDDGKGMDADVLRAKAVEKGLLDKDAADRLNEFECYNLIFAPGFSTKTEISDVSGRGVGMDVVKTKISQLNGTVNVFSQKGQGSKIIIKVPLTLAIMPTLMVMLENQAFAFPLVNVNEIFHLDLSRTNVVDGQEVVIVRDKALPLFYLKRWLVPQAFQEGQREGHVVILTVGSQRIGFVVDQLVGQEEVVIKPLGKMLQGTPGMSGATITGDGRIALILDVPSMLKRYARRF